Sequence from the Thermococcus sp. CX2 genome:
AAAGAAGCCCTAGGCTCTGGCATAGCAAAGGTCCACGAGCTGATTTTAACCTCCCCCTTCGGAGTCGTCCCAAGGGAGTGGGAGTGGCTGGCCAAGTACGACATAGTCGTCACCGGTCACTGGAGTGAGGAGGAGATCAAGCCAGCGGCAGAGCTGCTCGCGAAGACCCTGGAGAAGTACCCGAAGGACGTCCCGATAATAGCCCACCTCGACGAGGCCTACGTCGAGATAGCCAAGATGGCCGCTGAAATGACAGGCAGGGAGATAATCTTCACCGAGGTCGAGAACGGGACCACGAGCAGGGAGAGTCTGAACTCGCTGAGAGAAACGCTGAGCCAGTTCGACCTTGAGGGAACCAAGGAGGACAGGATCTACCGCTACTTTGAGGGCATAAGGAAGGTCTTCGACTTCTACTTCGGCGCTGGCGCTGGAGAGGCCGTTCTCCCAGAGAACGGCCAGGTCAAGGGCTCCAAGATGCTCCGCCTCTTCGTTGACGGCCAGCAGACGGGAACCTACAGGGACGGCGTGATAAGCGTAACGCCCTACGGAATGCAGAGGATATACGATGCCATAAAGTCATACTGGGTAAAGGTGGACTTCGACCTTCGCGGTGATGTCTTCGCAGTGGGCGTTGGCGAGGCCGATGAGAGAATCCGTCCGGACGACATCGTTGGCATTGTTAGGGACGAAAGGATCATTGGCGTCGGGAAGGCCGTCCTCAGCGGCGAGGAGATGGTTCGCTCAAAGAAGGGCGTTGCCGTGAAGGTCAGGAAGAGGGCGTAACTTCTAAAAACCCCATTTCTTATCTCCCCACATGCCCAAGCACTTTAAGAAGGGCGTCAAGAGGGAGCACCACTTTCTCAAAGGCCTTGAAAAGCCCCTCGAAGAGATAGCCCAGATTCCCGGAGTTAAGAAGGTGATCCCAGGCAGGATATATGCGAGCGACTCAAGGGGCTTCGAGATAAAGGTCTCGCGGGAAACGACCACCGGGTTAAAGCTGATAGCGAAGAGCGATGGTTCCGTTCAGGAGGTTTTTCTTGTCGTTGACAAGGCTGACAGGGGGAGGGTCTGGAAGGAAATCGAAAGGCTGAGTGAGGAGTGGAAGAAGGTTTAAAGCTCCACCTTCCCCTCGAAAAACGCCTCCAGCTCCTCGTCGCTGATGTCCTCGCTTTCCGTGTAGCCGAGCTCTTTCTTCTGGAGCTCTATGAGGCCAGGTGTTAGCAGGAGCTTTCCGTCGAGCTTCGGCACCGCGTAGTGGAGCGTTATCTCGCTGAACTCATCGAGCCTTATCGTCGGGTTCTCCTCGTATTCAATCTCCTCCAGTCTTTTTCCGTCAGCTATGAGCTTCGCGACTATTGCTGCACCGTCGATTGAGTACTGGGGCTTTCCTATGTGCCTGACCTTCACGCCTTCCATCTTTGATGTTATGAACTCCTTAGTCCTTCCGCGGGGCACGGCATCGCCGAGGATTCCGCCGACGATTATCATAGTGTCTTCATCTATGTCCTCTGGCTTGAGCTCCTCCTCCGCCTGAAGGTCGAGCACTATGATTTTTGACCTATCGAAGGGGAAGCGCGTAACGCTCTCTGTTATGACGCTCCCGAGCTTTGCAAGCCTCTCGCGCTCGTCCTTGCGAACGTTGGTGAATATCAGCCTGTCTCCCCACCACTCAGCAACGTGGCTGTACTCGAGCCAAAGCCACTCGCTTATATCCTCAAGATGTTCAATGATCAGGTATGGCATTTTTCCCACCAGCCACGCTAAGGCCGAGCCTCTTAAAAGCATTGCCGATGTCCCAGGATGCCCAAAAAGTGTTTTAAGTGCTCCCACTTACCAGCTTCTATGAGCTTTAAGGAGAAGTACGCCAAGCTCGGCAAACGCTACAACCTGCTGGAAAAGCCCCTCGATAGGTTCTTCTGTCCCCTGCGAAAGAAGGCGGCAAGCTTTGTGCGAGGCAAAACCCTGGAAATCGGCGTTGGCGTGGGCAAGATGCTCCCCTACTATCCAGCG
This genomic interval carries:
- a CDS encoding DUF2103 domain-containing protein encodes the protein MPKHFKKGVKREHHFLKGLEKPLEEIAQIPGVKKVIPGRIYASDSRGFEIKVSRETTTGLKLIAKSDGSVQEVFLVVDKADRGRVWKEIERLSEEWKKV